A part of Thermococcus sp. JdF3 genomic DNA contains:
- the cca gene encoding CCA tRNA nucleotidyltransferase, translating into MDVEAVLQKILPRIRPTDEERAFVEDLMRELKAIAEETIESLGLDVKPYFVGSLAKDTYLAGDHDVDLFLAFPLDTPLGELRERGLELGKTIAERLDSHEIAYAEHPYVRASYRGVKVDLVPCYDVESWRDVKTAVDRSILHNRWVFENLRGRNDEVRLLKRFLKGINAYGSEIYIRGFSGYLAEILVIRYGSFLGVLENADFMLRQKIIDPGNWLKREHETAMKTARREAEADRPLIVIDPVDPRRNVAANLGWERYGVFYFRAAQFLEGPSEGFFFPRGQKSGSYLAELRRKGTHLVTLVFQAPDLVDDILLPQLERSARGFERALSREGFKVLGWNVGRKSGRAFIMLEVDRRERGRVTIKPGPEFFTERGLDFYRKNDRVWIIGKRLFAEKVVREGIVEVIPELLEKNQVAMGKSVRENIRDAGITLDYVPKELENEAYLFLSREKWNLKG; encoded by the coding sequence ATGGACGTCGAGGCCGTTCTTCAAAAAATTCTTCCGAGAATACGCCCAACGGATGAGGAGAGGGCCTTCGTGGAAGACCTAATGAGGGAACTGAAGGCCATAGCAGAGGAGACCATCGAAAGCCTAGGCCTCGACGTTAAGCCCTACTTCGTCGGCTCCCTCGCGAAGGACACCTATCTGGCCGGCGACCACGACGTTGACCTCTTCCTGGCTTTCCCCCTCGATACTCCCCTGGGAGAGCTCCGGGAGAGAGGTTTAGAACTTGGCAAGACCATCGCCGAGAGACTCGACTCCCACGAAATCGCCTACGCCGAACATCCCTACGTGAGGGCAAGTTACAGGGGCGTGAAGGTCGACCTCGTTCCCTGCTACGACGTGGAAAGCTGGAGGGACGTGAAGACTGCCGTAGACCGCTCGATACTCCACAACCGCTGGGTTTTTGAGAACCTCAGGGGCAGGAACGACGAGGTAAGGCTCCTCAAGCGCTTTTTGAAGGGCATAAACGCCTACGGGAGCGAGATATACATCCGCGGATTCTCCGGTTACTTAGCCGAGATCCTCGTCATCAGGTACGGTTCATTCCTCGGAGTCCTTGAAAATGCCGACTTCATGCTGAGGCAGAAGATAATAGACCCTGGAAACTGGCTCAAGCGGGAGCACGAAACGGCCATGAAAACCGCCAGGCGTGAGGCCGAGGCCGACAGGCCTCTGATAGTCATCGACCCCGTCGACCCCAGGCGGAACGTCGCGGCAAACCTGGGCTGGGAACGCTACGGGGTTTTCTACTTCAGAGCAGCCCAGTTTCTGGAGGGTCCATCCGAGGGGTTCTTCTTTCCGCGGGGACAGAAAAGCGGAAGCTACCTCGCCGAACTGAGGAGGAAGGGAACCCACCTCGTGACGCTGGTCTTTCAGGCCCCGGACCTGGTGGATGACATCCTGCTCCCCCAGCTGGAGAGGAGCGCGCGGGGCTTCGAGAGGGCCCTCTCACGGGAGGGCTTCAAAGTCCTCGGCTGGAACGTCGGGCGTAAAAGTGGCAGGGCGTTCATAATGCTGGAGGTTGACAGGAGGGAGCGTGGGAGGGTAACGATAAAGCCCGGACCCGAGTTCTTCACAGAGCGGGGCCTGGACTTCTACCGGAAGAACGATAGGGTGTGGATTATAGGAAAGAGACTCTTCGCGGAAAAGGTTGTCAGGGAGGGAATAGTTGAGGTTATCCCCGAACTCCTGGAGAAGAACCAGGTTGCCATGGGTAAAAGCGTTAGAGAAAACATCAGGGACGCCGGGATAACCCTAGACTACGTCCCGAAGGAGCTGGAGAACGAAGCCTACCTCTTCCTGAGCAGAGAGAAGTGGAATCTGAAGGGCTAG
- the thpR gene encoding RNA 2',3'-cyclic phosphodiesterase has product MRAFIAIEVSDEVRDNLLKAQERIGSKSAKIKFVERENFHVTLKFLGEIDEITAEEVKRALGEIAKKHKKHRVRVKGIGVFPNPNYVRVIWAGIENDEGIKAIASDVEREMRRLGFKKDKDFVAHITIGRVKFVRDKLELAMALKDLANEDFGEFDVEAIELKKSTLTPKGPIYETVARFELAG; this is encoded by the coding sequence ATGAGGGCGTTCATAGCCATAGAGGTCAGCGACGAGGTTCGAGATAACCTGCTAAAGGCCCAGGAGAGGATAGGGAGCAAATCAGCCAAGATAAAGTTCGTCGAGAGGGAGAACTTCCACGTCACGCTCAAGTTCCTCGGGGAGATTGACGAAATAACAGCGGAGGAGGTCAAGAGAGCTTTGGGAGAGATAGCGAAGAAGCATAAAAAGCACCGCGTTCGCGTTAAGGGCATCGGCGTCTTCCCGAACCCGAACTACGTCCGCGTCATCTGGGCGGGCATAGAGAACGACGAGGGGATTAAGGCTATAGCGAGCGACGTCGAGCGCGAGATGAGGAGGCTCGGCTTCAAGAAGGACAAGGACTTCGTGGCCCACATAACCATAGGCAGGGTTAAGTTCGTGAGGGACAAGCTCGAACTGGCGATGGCGTTAAAAGACCTCGCCAACGAGGACTTCGGCGAGTTCGATGTCGAAGCCATAGAGCTGAAGAAGAGCACGCTCACGCCGAAGGGCCCGATCTACGAGACCGTCGCGAGGTTCGAACTGGCCGGGTGA
- a CDS encoding phosphoribosyltransferase → MDKVYLTWWQIDRAIFALADELRKNFTPDVIVGVARGGLIPAVRLSHILGDLEVKVIDVKFYKDIEERMEKPKITIPLHGSLEGKKVVIVDDVSDTGKTLEVVIEEVKKAGAKEVKVACLSMKPWTKVAPDFYVFRTDKWIVFPWEEFPVVVRE, encoded by the coding sequence ATGGACAAAGTCTATCTCACGTGGTGGCAGATTGACAGGGCCATCTTCGCGCTCGCCGATGAGCTGAGAAAGAACTTCACGCCAGACGTTATCGTCGGCGTCGCGAGGGGCGGACTCATCCCGGCCGTGAGGCTCAGCCACATCCTCGGCGATCTGGAGGTCAAGGTCATCGACGTCAAGTTCTACAAGGACATCGAGGAGAGGATGGAGAAGCCGAAGATAACCATCCCGCTCCACGGCTCGCTGGAGGGCAAGAAGGTCGTCATCGTCGATGATGTCAGCGACACGGGAAAAACCCTCGAAGTCGTCATCGAAGAGGTCAAGAAGGCCGGGGCGAAGGAGGTAAAGGTCGCCTGCCTCAGCATGAAGCCCTGGACGAAGGTGGCTCCGGACTTCTACGTCTTCCGCACCGACAAGTGGATAGTCTTCCCCTGGGAGGAGTTCCCCGTCGTTGTGAGGGAGTAA
- a CDS encoding vitamin B12-dependent ribonucleotide reductase, with the protein MPVEKVMKRDGRIVPFDKERIKWAIQRAMLEVGVRDEKLLNKVVRRVVRRVNELYDGQTPHIENIQDIVELELMRAGLFDVAKAYILYRKRKAEIREEKKKVLNKDRLDEIDKRFSINALRVLASRYLIKNEKGEIIESPRELFERVAVLSVIPDLLYDERVFDKEGNHEQDPSRVEHYMGMLEEYDGKLSIGRFRLNKYHFERLLNLYRELAEKGQMKIPVDDVIKMLENGAFDGYEDEVEEYFRLMTGQIFMPNSPALINSGRPLGMLSACFVVPIEDDMESIMKAAHDVAMIQKMGGGCVDGNAKILFENEGEEHLTTMADMYERYRDLGEFYDPEYNRWGIKVENVPIYVKSFDPTTKRVTKGKVNVLWRYELGEEVTKYEIKTNKGTKILTSPWHPFFVITPDFNVIEKRADELKEGDILVGGMPNGEDYEFLFDYWLAGFIAGDGSFDKHHSRVKGHEYVYDRLRIYDYMTETFEIINNYLEKTFGKRYSLQRDRNIYYIDIKAKDITSHYLELLEGIENGIPQEILKHGPDAVLSFIAGLFDAEGHINSKPGIELGMVNKKLIEDITHYLNSLGIKARIRAKPRKDGVDYVVHVEEYSSLLRFHELIGKNLQNAEKRKKLEEFLSKHKGGTFGLPLNFEAFKQWATKYGVEFKTNGSQTLAIIENEKISLGQWHTRGRVSKAVLVKMLRKLHDVTDSEEVGRMLHLIEGLEVVKGITTTNEPKTFYDLTVENYQNYLAGENGMVFVHNTGLNFSKLRPEGDLVGTTTGAASGPVSFMHLIDAVSDVIKQGGVRRGANMGILEVWHPDIEKFIHAKEKNVGTNVLSNFNISVGIWEDFWEALKEGRRYPLVNPRTGEKVKEIDPKSLFEELAFMAWAKADPGVVFFDVINKRNVLEPAKGEKIRATNPCVVSNTRILTPEGYIRAEELFSIAKERGRKEAVAVEGISEGGEPYAYSIDVLLPGKERVEYRTAHGGELTIADPVAVPAYVWKVGRKTVARVRTKEGYEITATLDHRLMTPEGWKEIGDLKPGDKILLPRFEIEEDFGSESIGEDLAFVLGWFIGDGYLNTNDERAWFYFNAEKEEEVAWKIRNILAERFGIKAEPHRYGNQIKLGVRGKAYEWLESIVKTNEKRVPEIVFRLKPKEIGAFLRGLFSADGYVDNDKAVRLTSRDRELLRDVQDLLLLFGILSKIYERPYPSEFKYTTKNGEERTYEAEGYHELVIANYSRKLFAEKIGFEGYKMERLSLKKTKRDEPVVTIESVEILGEELVYDFTVPEKHSYISNGFMSHNCGEEPLYDYESCNLASINLAKFVKYDENGEPYFDWDEYAYVIQKVAKYLDNAIDVNRFPLPEIDRNTKLTRRIGVGMMGLADALFKLGIAYNSKEGYDFMRKATEYLTFYAYKYSVEAAKKRGPFPLYEKSRYRDGELPVEGFYHREIWNLPWDELAEEIKRHGVRNGMTTTCPPTGSVSMIADTSSGIEPIFALVYKKSVTVGEFYYVDPVFESELKKRGLYSDEILRKISDNYGSVQGLEEIPEDLQRVFVTSMDIHWLDHLLAQANIQLWLTDSASKTINMPNDATVEDVKAAYLLAYKLGCKGITVYRDGSLSVQVYSVEGEKKQRVKAKPSSYAVERLRTVVEAEPGLAKFINVEAILNGTNGKEKADPPAGLTFSVSHVTAPKPPAHEHPHHAEPSDVPEEKVKELLGIAYCPVCYEKDGELVELKMESGCATCPRCGWSKCVIS; encoded by the coding sequence ATGCCAGTTGAAAAAGTGATGAAAAGGGATGGCAGAATTGTCCCGTTTGATAAAGAGCGTATAAAGTGGGCCATACAGAGGGCAATGCTTGAAGTCGGCGTTCGCGACGAGAAGCTCCTCAACAAAGTCGTTAGAAGGGTCGTTAGAAGGGTCAACGAGCTGTACGACGGCCAAACCCCACACATAGAGAACATTCAGGACATAGTCGAGCTCGAACTCATGCGCGCCGGCCTCTTCGACGTGGCAAAGGCCTACATCCTCTACCGCAAGAGAAAGGCCGAGATACGCGAGGAGAAGAAAAAGGTACTCAACAAGGACAGGCTGGACGAGATAGACAAGCGCTTCTCGATCAACGCCCTCCGCGTCCTTGCTTCACGCTATCTGATAAAGAACGAGAAGGGGGAGATAATTGAGAGCCCCAGGGAGCTCTTCGAGCGCGTCGCGGTTCTCTCAGTCATTCCGGACCTGCTCTACGACGAGCGCGTTTTTGACAAGGAGGGGAATCACGAGCAGGACCCGAGCAGGGTGGAGCACTACATGGGCATGCTTGAGGAGTACGACGGGAAGCTCTCCATTGGAAGGTTCAGGCTCAACAAATACCACTTCGAGAGGCTCCTCAACCTCTACCGCGAGCTGGCCGAGAAGGGCCAGATGAAGATACCGGTGGATGATGTAATAAAAATGCTCGAGAACGGCGCATTCGACGGCTACGAGGACGAGGTTGAGGAGTACTTCAGGCTGATGACGGGCCAGATATTCATGCCCAACAGCCCGGCGCTCATCAACTCGGGCAGGCCGCTCGGAATGCTCTCGGCGTGCTTTGTAGTGCCGATAGAGGACGACATGGAGAGCATCATGAAGGCGGCGCATGATGTGGCCATGATACAGAAGATGGGCGGCGGGTGCGTAGATGGGAACGCCAAGATACTCTTCGAGAACGAGGGAGAGGAGCACTTGACCACAATGGCCGATATGTACGAGCGTTACAGGGACCTCGGAGAGTTCTACGACCCCGAGTACAATCGCTGGGGAATAAAGGTCGAGAATGTTCCGATATACGTAAAATCCTTTGACCCTACAACGAAGAGAGTAACTAAAGGAAAGGTCAACGTCCTCTGGAGATACGAGCTTGGAGAGGAAGTGACCAAGTACGAGATAAAGACCAACAAAGGTACGAAGATCCTAACATCGCCGTGGCACCCGTTCTTTGTCATTACACCGGATTTTAATGTCATTGAAAAGAGAGCAGACGAACTTAAGGAAGGGGACATCCTAGTGGGAGGAATGCCAAACGGCGAGGACTACGAGTTCCTCTTTGACTACTGGCTTGCTGGATTCATAGCGGGAGACGGAAGCTTTGACAAGCATCACTCGCGCGTTAAGGGGCACGAGTACGTCTACGACAGGCTGAGGATATACGATTACATGACTGAAACTTTCGAGATTATAAACAACTACCTCGAAAAAACCTTTGGAAAGAGATACAGCCTTCAGAGGGACAGGAACATTTATTACATCGACATAAAGGCGAAGGACATCACCTCCCACTACCTGGAACTTCTGGAGGGCATTGAGAACGGAATCCCACAAGAGATACTCAAACACGGCCCCGATGCAGTTCTATCGTTCATAGCAGGCCTTTTTGATGCCGAAGGCCATATTAACAGCAAGCCGGGCATTGAACTCGGTATGGTAAACAAAAAGTTAATTGAGGACATCACACACTACCTGAATTCCCTTGGGATAAAGGCTAGAATTAGGGCAAAACCAAGAAAGGACGGCGTTGATTACGTGGTTCACGTTGAAGAGTACTCATCGCTCCTCAGGTTCCACGAGCTTATAGGAAAGAACCTCCAGAACGCCGAGAAGAGAAAGAAACTTGAAGAGTTCCTAAGCAAACACAAGGGAGGAACGTTCGGTCTCCCGCTCAACTTTGAGGCGTTTAAGCAATGGGCCACAAAGTACGGCGTAGAGTTCAAGACAAACGGCAGTCAGACCCTGGCCATCATAGAGAACGAGAAGATATCCCTTGGGCAGTGGCACACTAGGGGAAGGGTTTCAAAGGCTGTTCTCGTGAAGATGCTTAGAAAGCTCCACGACGTGACGGATAGTGAAGAAGTCGGGAGGATGCTCCACCTCATCGAGGGTCTCGAAGTTGTCAAGGGGATAACCACTACAAATGAGCCAAAGACCTTCTACGACCTCACCGTGGAGAACTACCAGAATTACCTGGCCGGCGAGAATGGAATGGTCTTCGTCCATAACACGGGCCTCAACTTCTCGAAGCTCCGTCCCGAGGGCGATCTGGTTGGAACAACAACTGGAGCAGCCTCAGGGCCTGTCTCGTTCATGCACCTCATCGACGCCGTCAGCGACGTCATCAAGCAGGGGGGAGTGAGGCGCGGAGCCAACATGGGCATCCTTGAAGTCTGGCACCCGGACATAGAAAAGTTCATCCACGCCAAGGAGAAGAACGTCGGAACGAACGTGCTGAGCAACTTCAACATAAGCGTCGGCATCTGGGAGGACTTCTGGGAGGCCCTCAAGGAGGGCAGGCGCTACCCGCTCGTCAACCCGAGGACGGGCGAGAAGGTCAAGGAGATAGACCCCAAGAGCCTGTTTGAGGAGCTCGCCTTCATGGCCTGGGCGAAGGCAGACCCCGGTGTGGTGTTCTTCGACGTCATAAACAAGAGGAACGTTCTGGAGCCTGCAAAGGGCGAAAAAATCCGCGCGACCAATCCCTGTGTGGTCAGCAACACTAGAATCCTGACTCCAGAGGGGTACATAAGGGCTGAAGAGCTCTTCAGCATTGCAAAGGAACGTGGAAGGAAGGAAGCAGTTGCCGTTGAAGGGATAAGCGAGGGCGGAGAACCCTACGCATATTCCATAGATGTTTTGCTGCCAGGAAAAGAGAGGGTTGAGTATCGGACAGCCCACGGCGGTGAACTCACAATAGCGGATCCCGTTGCAGTTCCGGCCTACGTCTGGAAGGTTGGAAGGAAGACCGTCGCAAGGGTAAGAACCAAAGAGGGCTACGAGATAACCGCTACTCTCGATCACAGGCTGATGACGCCGGAGGGCTGGAAGGAAATCGGTGACCTCAAACCGGGAGACAAGATACTCCTTCCAAGGTTTGAAATAGAGGAGGACTTTGGAAGCGAGAGCATAGGTGAGGATCTGGCCTTCGTCCTCGGGTGGTTCATCGGCGACGGCTACCTCAACACCAATGATGAGCGCGCCTGGTTCTACTTCAACGCCGAGAAGGAAGAGGAAGTAGCGTGGAAGATAAGGAACATATTAGCCGAGCGCTTTGGGATAAAGGCTGAGCCGCACCGCTACGGCAACCAGATTAAGCTCGGCGTCCGCGGAAAGGCCTACGAATGGCTGGAGAGCATCGTCAAGACCAACGAGAAGCGTGTCCCGGAGATCGTGTTCAGGCTGAAGCCGAAGGAAATTGGAGCGTTCCTCCGCGGACTCTTCAGTGCGGACGGCTACGTGGATAACGACAAGGCCGTAAGGCTGACCTCCCGCGACAGAGAGCTCCTCAGGGACGTCCAGGATCTCCTGCTACTCTTCGGAATCCTGTCCAAGATATACGAGAGGCCGTATCCAAGCGAGTTCAAGTACACCACCAAGAACGGTGAGGAGAGAACCTACGAGGCCGAGGGCTACCACGAGCTCGTCATAGCCAACTACAGCAGAAAGCTCTTTGCGGAGAAGATCGGCTTTGAAGGATACAAAATGGAAAGGCTCAGCCTCAAGAAGACCAAGAGGGACGAACCGGTAGTCACTATCGAGAGCGTTGAAATTCTTGGTGAAGAACTCGTCTATGACTTCACAGTTCCAGAAAAGCACAGCTATATAAGCAACGGCTTCATGAGCCACAACTGTGGCGAAGAGCCGCTCTACGACTACGAATCCTGCAATCTGGCGAGCATAAACCTTGCAAAGTTCGTAAAGTACGACGAGAACGGAGAGCCCTACTTCGACTGGGACGAGTACGCCTACGTCATTCAGAAGGTCGCCAAGTACCTCGACAACGCCATCGACGTCAACCGCTTCCCGCTCCCCGAGATAGACAGGAACACCAAGCTCACGAGGAGAATAGGCGTCGGAATGATGGGTTTAGCGGATGCGCTCTTCAAGCTCGGCATAGCGTACAACAGCAAAGAGGGCTACGACTTCATGAGGAAGGCCACCGAGTACCTCACCTTCTACGCCTACAAATACTCGGTCGAAGCCGCCAAAAAGCGCGGACCCTTCCCGCTCTACGAGAAGAGCAGATACAGGGACGGTGAGCTCCCGGTTGAGGGCTTCTACCACCGCGAGATATGGAACCTGCCCTGGGACGAGCTGGCCGAGGAGATCAAGCGCCACGGTGTGAGGAACGGAATGACCACCACCTGTCCGCCAACAGGTTCGGTTTCAATGATAGCCGACACCTCCAGCGGAATCGAGCCCATATTCGCCCTCGTCTATAAGAAGAGCGTCACAGTCGGCGAGTTCTACTACGTTGACCCCGTCTTCGAGTCCGAACTCAAGAAGCGCGGCCTCTACAGCGACGAGATACTCAGGAAGATAAGCGACAACTACGGCTCGGTGCAGGGTCTCGAGGAGATACCCGAGGACCTCCAGCGCGTCTTCGTAACCTCCATGGACATCCACTGGCTCGACCACCTCCTGGCGCAGGCCAACATCCAGCTCTGGCTTACCGACAGCGCCAGCAAGACCATAAACATGCCGAACGACGCCACCGTCGAGGACGTCAAGGCGGCTTATCTTCTGGCATACAAGCTCGGATGCAAGGGCATAACCGTCTACCGCGACGGATCGCTCTCGGTGCAGGTCTACAGCGTCGAGGGAGAGAAGAAGCAGCGCGTCAAGGCCAAGCCGAGCAGCTACGCCGTCGAGAGGCTCAGGACCGTCGTCGAGGCGGAGCCGGGGCTGGCCAAGTTCATCAACGTGGAGGCGATACTCAACGGGACCAACGGCAAGGAGAAGGCCGACCCCCCCGCGGGCCTGACCTTTTCGGTCTCCCACGTCACGGCGCCCAAACCCCCGGCCCACGAGCATCCCCACCACGCGGAACCCTCCGATGTCCCCGAGGAGAAGGTAAAAGAACTGCTGGGCATCGCGTACTGCCCGGTGTGCTATGAGAAGGACGGGGAGCTGGTGGAGCTGAAGATGGAGAGCGGCTGCGCCACCTGCCCGAGGTGTGGATGGAGCAAGTGTGTGATAAGCTGA